In the genome of Penaeus vannamei isolate JL-2024 chromosome 26, ASM4276789v1, whole genome shotgun sequence, one region contains:
- the LOC138866635 gene encoding treponemal membrane protein B-like — MTKAKQKSTVKQEVPNTKQSRAKQEAPRNQAAKQGVPSNQAAKQGVSSNQAAKQEAPRNQAAKQGVPSNQAAKQGVSSNQAAKQEAPRNQAAKQGVPSNQAAKQGVSSNQAAKQEAPRNQAAKQEAPRNQAAKLGVPSKERQASHTK; from the exons ATGACCAA AGCCAAGCAAAAATCCACCGTCAAGCAAGAAGTTCCAAACACAAAGCAAAGCAGAGCCAAGCAAGAAGCACCACGCAATCAAGCAGCCAAGCAAGGAGTGCCAAGCAATCAGGCAGCCAAGCAAGGAGTGTCAAGCAATCAAGCAGCCAAGCAAGAAGCACCACGGAATCAAGCAGCCAAGCAAGGAGTGCCAAGCAATCAAGCAGCCAAGCAAGGAGTGTCAAGCAATCAAGCAGCCAAGCAAGAAGCACCACGCAATCAAGCAGCCAAGCAAGGAGTGCCAAGCAATCAAGCAGCCAAGCAAGGAGTGTCAAGCAATCAAGCAGCCAAGCAAGAAGCACCACGGAATCAAGCAGCCAAGCAAGAAGCACCACGCAATCAAGCAGCCAAGCTAGGAGTGCCAAGCAAGGAGCGCCAAGCAAGCCACACGAAATAG